The Salinispora tropica CNB-440 genome has a window encoding:
- the nrdR gene encoding transcriptional regulator NrdR, giving the protein MRCPYCRHPDSRVVDSREADDGQLIRRRRSCPECGKRFTTVEEAILAVVKRSGVTEPFSRTKIIGGVRKACQGRPVDDDSVALLAQKVEETVRAKGAAELPSHEVGLAILGPLRDLDEVAYLRFASVYRSFESLADFEREIETLRTAAQAREGG; this is encoded by the coding sequence ATGCGGTGTCCGTACTGCCGCCACCCCGACTCCCGGGTCGTCGACTCTCGGGAAGCCGACGACGGCCAGCTGATCCGTCGACGGCGGTCCTGCCCGGAGTGCGGCAAACGGTTTACCACGGTGGAGGAGGCGATTCTCGCGGTCGTCAAACGTAGCGGGGTCACCGAACCCTTCAGCCGCACGAAGATTATTGGCGGGGTGCGCAAGGCGTGTCAGGGCCGGCCGGTTGACGACGACTCCGTCGCCCTGCTGGCGCAGAAGGTCGAGGAGACCGTGCGGGCCAAGGGCGCTGCCGAGCTCCCCAGCCATGAGGTGGGGCTGGCCATTCTGGGGCCGCTGCGGGACCTGGACGAGGTGGCCTACCTCCGGTTTGCCAGCGTCTACCGGTCGTTCGAGTCACTCGCCGACTTCGAGCGGGAGATCGAGACGTTGCGGACCGCGGCCCAGGCCCGCGAGGGAGGCTGA